A single region of the Vanacampus margaritifer isolate UIUO_Vmar chromosome 13, RoL_Vmar_1.0, whole genome shotgun sequence genome encodes:
- the akr1a1b gene encoding aldo-keto reductase family 1 member A1-B isoform X1: MSQFAVLHTGRKMPLIGLGTWKSSPGQVKEAVKCALEAGYRHIDCAAIYGNEAEIGQALSEAFAQPHGVRREDVFVTSKLWNTRHHPEDVEPALMRTLRDLQLDYLDLFLIHWPYAFRRGEDAFPRDSGDGSLLYDVVDYRDTWGAMEELAAKGLVRAIGLSNFNKRQLDDVVAAARVKPAVLQVESHPYLAQTELLAHCRSLGVLMTAYSPLGSPDRAWKRPDEPTLMDEPAVAALALKYQKSPAQILLRWQTQRGVVAIPKSVTPSRIQQNLQVFDFTLSAAEMSSLTALNKNWRYILPVLQVDGKSVPRDAGHPHYPFSDPY; encoded by the exons ATGAGCCAGTTTGCCGTCCTCCACACGGGCCGCAAGATGCCGCTCATTGGGCTCGGCACCTGGAAGAGCTCACCGGGACAG GTGAAAGAGGCGGTGAAGTGCGCCCTGGAGGCGGGCTACCGCCACATCGACTGCGCCGCCATCTACGGCAACGAGGCCGAGATCGGACAAGCGCTCAGCGAGGCCTTCGCGCAGCCCCAT GGCGTGCGTCGGGAGGACGTGTTTGTCACGTCCAAACTGTGGAACACACGACACCACCCCGAGGATGTGGAACCTGCGCTCATGCGAACCctccgtgacctccagctcgaCTACCTCGACCTCTTCCTCATCCACTGGCCGTACGCCTTCCG gcGCGGTGAGGACGCGTTCCCGAGGGACAGCGGGGACGGCTCGCTGCTGTACGACGTGGTGGACTACCGGGACACGTGGGGCGCCATGGAGGAGCTGGCGGCCAAAGGGCTGGTGCGCGCCATCGGCCTGTCCAACTTCAACAAGCGGCAGCTGGACGACGTCGTGGCCGCCGCCCGCGTCAAGCCCGCCGTGCTGCAG gtGGAGAGCCACCCGTACCTGGCGCAGACGGAGCTGCTGGCGCACTGCCGCTCGCTGGGCGTGCTGATGACGGCCTACAGCCCGCTGGGCTCCCCCGACCGCGCCTGGAAGCGCCCCGACGAGCCCACGCTGATGGACGAGCCCGCCGTCGCCGCCCTGGCACTCAAATACCAAAAGTCGCCCGCGCAGATCCTCCTCAG GTGGCAGACGCAGCGCGGTGTCGTCGCCATTCCCAAGAGCGTCACGCCATCGCGCATCCAACAAAACCTGCAA gTGTTTGACTTCACGCTGTCGGCGGCGGAGATGAGCAGCTTGACGGCACTGAACAAAAATTGGCGTTACATCCTGCCCGTCCTTCAA GTGGATGGGAAGTCGGTTCCCCGCGACGCCGGGCATCCTCATTACCCCTTTAGCGACCCGTACTGA
- the akr1a1b gene encoding aldo-keto reductase family 1 member A1-B isoform X2 — translation MSQFAVLHTGRKMPLIGLGTWKSSPGQVKEAVKCALEAGYRHIDCAAIYGNEAEIGQALSEAFAQPHGVRREDVFVTSKLWNTRHHPEDVEPALMRTLRDLQLDYLDLFLIHWPYAFRRGEDAFPRDSGDGSLLYDVVDYRDTWGAMEELAAKGLVRAIGLSNFNKRQLDDVVAAARVKPAVLQVESHPYLAQTELLAHCRSLGVLMTAYSPLGSPDRAWKRPDEPTLMDEPAVAALALKYQKSPAQILLRWMGSRFPATPGILITPLATRTDGARIL, via the exons ATGAGCCAGTTTGCCGTCCTCCACACGGGCCGCAAGATGCCGCTCATTGGGCTCGGCACCTGGAAGAGCTCACCGGGACAG GTGAAAGAGGCGGTGAAGTGCGCCCTGGAGGCGGGCTACCGCCACATCGACTGCGCCGCCATCTACGGCAACGAGGCCGAGATCGGACAAGCGCTCAGCGAGGCCTTCGCGCAGCCCCAT GGCGTGCGTCGGGAGGACGTGTTTGTCACGTCCAAACTGTGGAACACACGACACCACCCCGAGGATGTGGAACCTGCGCTCATGCGAACCctccgtgacctccagctcgaCTACCTCGACCTCTTCCTCATCCACTGGCCGTACGCCTTCCG gcGCGGTGAGGACGCGTTCCCGAGGGACAGCGGGGACGGCTCGCTGCTGTACGACGTGGTGGACTACCGGGACACGTGGGGCGCCATGGAGGAGCTGGCGGCCAAAGGGCTGGTGCGCGCCATCGGCCTGTCCAACTTCAACAAGCGGCAGCTGGACGACGTCGTGGCCGCCGCCCGCGTCAAGCCCGCCGTGCTGCAG gtGGAGAGCCACCCGTACCTGGCGCAGACGGAGCTGCTGGCGCACTGCCGCTCGCTGGGCGTGCTGATGACGGCCTACAGCCCGCTGGGCTCCCCCGACCGCGCCTGGAAGCGCCCCGACGAGCCCACGCTGATGGACGAGCCCGCCGTCGCCGCCCTGGCACTCAAATACCAAAAGTCGCCCGCGCAGATCCTCCTCAG GTGGATGGGAAGTCGGTTCCCCGCGACGCCGGGCATCCTCATTACCCCTTTAGCGACCCGTACTGACGGCGCGAGGATCTTGTGA
- the c13h19orf44 gene encoding uncharacterized protein C19orf44 homolog, whose amino-acid sequence MWRQGGTSDALERAQALLAAKSNKNQNNNNRAAVVVNADGKSLLAPPSGSDVSLDMDDLSPLNSSREGRDVAPSRSPSRSPPRSPAEDAPAGGDGGGGRRFLKKPAPPMSPGSHDLRAQPSSKPGSQASALKKLAQIENRVHSHQREPEPRNPTPRSDRSSASRPRGRAPALSSSRSGSPGMRKKTRGSPEDPRGGSSPPPKSVDSDEEEVMKLVGEHNLSRSSSRTRAGPMFSRRSPRSAPPPARPPSGDALSSSAPIASLERGSPSPTHPSDSSRSAPEEVLSLFCRFSLFPLGCDASQADFCVNVKTLEDVGSAPLEDAGGETAEEQTQVPDERDGVSDCAADYESDFESVGGMETGWHGNSGQVSEHLLGHEEEEEAGGLSALVREHHSSKARTESEDATSPPSSLSSASSSASSLASRRQTPRARSLGRTSSSSSSPSAGERFKDAAAQTDVCWPRGSSAPAPSLPLTDQLKRRLAVTRSFVISSRRKRDGVIDSLGPPAYTYTTLRQTMDVISKTKAARMSDART is encoded by the exons ATGTGGCGGCAGGGCGGCACAAGCGACGCTCTCGAGCGGGCTCAGGCGCTGCTGGCCGCCAAGAGcaacaaaaaccaaaacaacaacaaccgagCAGCGGTCGTCGTCAATGCG GACGGCAAAAGCCTTTTGGCTCCTCCCAGCGGGAGCGACGTCTCGTTGGACATGGACGATCTGTCTCCGCTCAACTCGTCTCGGGAAGGACGCGATGTCGCGCCGTCCCGCTCGCCGTCCCGCTCGCCGCCCCGCTCGCCGGCGGAAGATGCACCAGCGGGaggagatggaggaggaggacggcGCTTCCTGAAGAAGCCAGCACCTCCGATGTCGCcggggtcacatgacttgag AGCGCAGCCGTCGTCCAAGCCGGGCTCGCAAGCGTCCGCGCTGAAGAAGCTGGCCCAGATCGAGAATCGCGTCCACAGCCATCAGCGAGAACCAGAACCTCGGAACCCGACCCCAAGATCGGACCGGTCGTCGGCCTCCCGGCCCCGAGGGCGAGCTCCCGCGCTCTCCTCCTCGCGGTCGGGCAGTCCGGGGATGCGGAAGAAGACGCGGGGGTCACCAGAAGATCCTCGGGGGGGTTCGAGCCCCCCGCCCAAAAGCGTGGACAGTGACGAAGAGGAGGTGATGAAGCTGGTGGGCGAGCACAACTTGAGCAGGTCGTCATCCAGAACCAGAGCGGGCCCG atgTTCAGCCGAAGAAGTCCGAGGTCGGCCCCCCCTCCGGCCCGCCCCCCCTCTGGAGACGCTCTTTCCTCATCGGCCCCCATCGCCTCCTTGGAGCGCGGCAGCCCCAGTCCGACCCACCCCTCCGACTCGTCCAGGTCGGCCCCGGAGGAGGTTCTGTCACTTTTCTGTCGCTTTTCACTTTTCCCGCTCGGATGCGACGCCAGCCAAG CGGACTTTTGTGTGAACGTGAAGACATTGGAAGATGTTGGCTCCGCCCCCCTTGAAGACGCTGGTGGCGAGACAGCAGAAGAACAAACGCAG GTGCCGGATGAGCGAGACGGCGTCTCGGACTGCGCGGCCGACTATGAAAGTGACTTTGAGAGCGTTGGAGGGATGGAAACGGGTTGGCATGGCAACAGTGGCCag GTGTCGGAGCACCTGCTGGGCcacgaggaggaagaggaagcggGCGGGTTGTCGGCGCTGGTGCGAGAGCATCATTCATCCAAAGCCAGGACGGAAAGTGAGGACGCGACATCGCCGCCGTCATCCTTGTCGTCGGCGTCATCATCGGCGTCCTCGTTGGCATCTCGCCGTCAAACACCTCGCGCCAGATCTCTCGGGCGCACgtcctcatcttcatcctcgCCATCGGCCGGCGAGCGTTTCAAAGACGCGGCGGCGCAGACGGACGTGTGCTGGCCGCGGGGGTCGTCGGCGCCCGCGCCGTCGTTGCCGCTGACCGACCAGCTGAAACGGCGGCTGGCCGTCACGCGCAGCTTCGTGATAAGCAGCCGCAGGAAGCGCGACGGCGTCATCGACAGCCTCGGACCGCCCGCTTACACGTACACCACGCTGCGACAAACCATGGAC GTCATCAGTAAGACAAAGGCAGCCAGAATGAGTGATGCGCGTACGTGA